From Fretibacterium sp. OH1220_COT-178, the proteins below share one genomic window:
- a CDS encoding LTA synthase family protein, translated as MWWSTRLFLIDILPALYFRLAFNRAGQGHLGALLLGGAADIGVIALWVLTTASLQARTRSRSVSVLSSLLLWGYYGLVTAYFSAMHALPTPEQAKYLLDPHFLLASLDASALPALLGAVLLGALLARLDLRLVRLRGRAPAALALLLSASLLVPGPGGNGNPLVTQIRSFLSRGAGLPGGLPRLAHDLSGVPLTAGPDEPPNVLLVVLEGIPGGYVSQNVTFVNGSSDFTMPKTSRWAERGLRVPNFLSHRNQTINGLYSMLCADYPRLTDGTPIVQELLARPETASNDSLPGVLARNGYNTTYLQAAGLRFMDKDRFMKRIGFGEVLGEEWFEPDSSAFFTRWGINDRDFLLQSLRKIGELNERRRRSRERGESAPWFLTLLTVGTHHPYTLPDDYAGGEGLPPKLRSVAFLDDAVDLFLSRLEEEGVLEDTLVILTSDESHGMNADILLAGNWGLCVALPPRKHGTPPVSAVNEGLFGLADLPLSILDYAGLAASADAIGGRSIFRDYAASERRALPGSWGDRFFIVSGDALLMKDFGPGDFVKYTVSGSPFALTNGAKAEPLGSGTSLLSWAARAFEQDAGKRSGSAVWRFLPDGSSFRAPAWAASEDPPGIESKIWLSGGQYIQLEKGGRYVLDLEIAAPSSNDASVRLDWMVHGLDGPWLLSGENCPLPVLGPGERLRLSCSVEIRKDFMLDSARLAARALAGSASPGARVEVGTFALRPVPPEGPAPTGRTLYDGEEALLTLERYEGPKGGLP; from the coding sequence ATGTGGTGGAGCACAAGACTTTTTCTGATCGACATCCTTCCGGCCCTGTATTTTCGTCTCGCCTTCAACCGTGCGGGGCAGGGCCACCTCGGCGCCCTCCTCCTGGGCGGGGCCGCCGATATCGGGGTCATCGCCCTCTGGGTCCTGACGACCGCCTCGCTTCAGGCCCGCACCCGCTCCAGGAGCGTCTCCGTCCTGTCCTCGCTCCTCCTGTGGGGGTACTACGGCCTCGTGACGGCCTACTTCTCGGCGATGCACGCCCTGCCGACCCCGGAGCAGGCAAAATACCTCCTGGACCCCCATTTTCTTCTCGCCTCCCTGGACGCCTCGGCCCTCCCCGCCCTCCTCGGCGCCGTCCTCCTCGGCGCGCTCCTTGCGCGCCTGGACCTGCGCCTCGTCCGGCTGCGGGGCCGGGCCCCGGCGGCGCTCGCCCTGCTCCTGTCGGCGTCCCTTCTCGTCCCCGGGCCCGGGGGGAACGGAAATCCGCTCGTCACGCAGATCCGGTCCTTTCTCTCCAGAGGCGCCGGCCTGCCCGGGGGCCTGCCTCGCCTCGCGCACGACCTCTCCGGGGTCCCCCTCACGGCGGGGCCGGACGAGCCCCCCAACGTCCTGCTCGTCGTTCTGGAGGGCATCCCCGGCGGCTACGTGAGCCAGAACGTGACGTTCGTGAACGGATCGTCGGACTTCACCATGCCAAAGACCAGCCGCTGGGCCGAGCGGGGCCTCAGGGTCCCCAACTTCCTCTCGCACCGGAACCAGACGATCAACGGCCTCTACTCGATGCTCTGCGCGGACTACCCCCGGCTCACCGACGGCACCCCCATCGTCCAGGAGCTGCTCGCCCGGCCCGAGACCGCCTCCAACGACAGCCTGCCGGGCGTCCTGGCCCGGAACGGCTACAACACGACCTACCTCCAGGCCGCCGGGCTGAGGTTCATGGACAAGGACCGCTTCATGAAGCGGATCGGCTTCGGCGAGGTCCTGGGCGAGGAGTGGTTCGAGCCCGACTCGAGCGCCTTTTTCACCCGATGGGGCATCAACGACCGGGACTTCCTCCTCCAGAGCCTGAGGAAGATCGGGGAGCTGAACGAGCGGCGCAGGCGCTCACGGGAGCGGGGAGAATCCGCGCCCTGGTTCCTGACGTTGCTGACCGTGGGGACGCACCATCCCTACACCCTGCCGGACGACTACGCCGGGGGCGAGGGGCTTCCCCCGAAGCTGAGGAGCGTCGCATTCCTGGACGACGCCGTCGACCTGTTCCTGTCCCGGCTGGAGGAGGAGGGCGTCCTGGAGGACACCCTGGTCATCCTCACCTCGGACGAGTCGCACGGCATGAACGCCGACATCCTGCTGGCCGGCAACTGGGGGCTCTGCGTGGCCCTGCCGCCCCGGAAACACGGCACGCCCCCCGTGTCCGCGGTCAACGAGGGGCTCTTCGGACTCGCCGACCTGCCCCTGTCGATCCTCGACTACGCGGGGCTGGCCGCCTCGGCCGACGCGATCGGAGGACGCAGCATCTTCCGCGACTACGCGGCCTCCGAACGGCGGGCCCTCCCCGGTTCCTGGGGGGACCGCTTCTTCATCGTGTCGGGCGACGCCCTCCTGATGAAGGACTTCGGCCCCGGGGATTTCGTGAAATACACCGTCTCCGGCTCGCCCTTCGCCCTCACGAACGGTGCGAAGGCGGAGCCCCTGGGGTCCGGGACGTCGCTGCTCTCCTGGGCGGCCCGGGCCTTCGAGCAGGACGCGGGGAAACGGAGCGGATCCGCGGTCTGGCGCTTCCTTCCGGACGGGTCGTCCTTCCGGGCCCCCGCCTGGGCCGCCTCCGAGGACCCGCCCGGCATCGAGTCCAAGATATGGCTCTCCGGTGGACAGTACATCCAGCTTGAGAAAGGCGGCCGATACGTTCTGGACCTCGAGATCGCCGCGCCGAGCTCCAACGACGCATCCGTACGGCTCGATTGGATGGTGCACGGACTGGACGGCCCCTGGCTCCTGTCCGGCGAGAACTGCCCGCTGCCCGTCCTGGGGCCGGGGGAACGGCTCAGGCTCTCCTGCTCCGTCGAGATACGCAAGGACTTCATGCTGGACTCCGCGCGCCTGGCCGCACGGGCGCTGGCGGGCTCCGCCTCGCCCGGCGCCCGGGTCGAGGTCGGGACCTTCGCGCTGCGGCCGGTGCCCCCGGAGGGCCCGGCGCCCACGGGCAGGACGCTCTACGACGGGGAGGAGGCGCTCCTGACCCTCGAACGGTACGAGGGGCCCAAGGGCGGGCTCCCGTAG
- a CDS encoding J domain-containing protein: MNLSAEIAYNLRVLGLAPGATPADVRSAFRRLARTCHPDVAGGQGAYRFQEITGAYTFLKGLTAEELRRFPSAGPERPSESDGSHWPDLFAWYRRRAERAEAEAEAAREAERREEERRARVRDERIDRVFARYEEALSERLARMEGAADRLQVRDIVSRLGSSVLAVRHLVLGSLGSLADRDEVLQAIGEVLCRWEVDDRTARLVAGLPLSAGSRRRLAEGLVRRADALPDCLISALLGLRMGKRPDPDLMDRYLGRVAPSGVALILRYWPEGVAPSNGALLHLIHQDDDRVLVPLLSAMKQRFPAAALRFRARLTALLEHPAPTVRVWSRALLPRPDGVQ, translated from the coding sequence ATGAATCTTTCGGCGGAGATCGCGTACAATTTGCGGGTGTTGGGGCTCGCCCCCGGGGCGACGCCCGCGGACGTGCGCTCGGCGTTCCGCCGGCTCGCGCGCACCTGCCATCCGGACGTGGCGGGAGGGCAGGGGGCGTATCGCTTCCAGGAGATCACCGGGGCCTATACGTTTTTGAAGGGACTGACCGCGGAGGAGCTGAGGCGCTTTCCCTCCGCCGGCCCCGAGCGGCCGTCGGAGTCGGATGGTAGCCATTGGCCCGACCTCTTCGCCTGGTACCGCAGACGCGCCGAACGCGCCGAGGCGGAGGCTGAGGCCGCCCGGGAGGCCGAGCGGCGTGAGGAGGAGCGCCGGGCCCGGGTGCGGGACGAGCGCATCGACCGCGTCTTTGCCCGTTACGAGGAGGCGTTGTCCGAGCGTCTGGCCCGCATGGAGGGGGCCGCGGACCGGCTCCAGGTTCGGGACATCGTCTCCCGGCTGGGTTCCTCGGTCCTTGCCGTACGGCACCTGGTCCTGGGGAGCCTCGGCTCCCTGGCGGACCGGGACGAGGTCCTTCAGGCCATCGGGGAGGTCCTGTGCCGGTGGGAGGTCGACGACCGTACGGCACGGCTGGTCGCGGGGCTCCCTTTGAGTGCCGGGAGCCGAAGACGCCTGGCGGAGGGCCTGGTGCGTCGTGCCGACGCCCTGCCGGACTGTCTGATCTCCGCCCTGCTGGGGCTGCGGATGGGGAAGCGGCCGGACCCGGATCTTATGGACCGCTATCTCGGCAGGGTGGCGCCGAGCGGGGTTGCCCTGATTCTGCGGTATTGGCCCGAGGGGGTGGCCCCGTCGAACGGGGCCCTGCTCCACCTGATCCACCAGGACGACGACCGCGTGCTGGTGCCCCTGCTCAGCGCGATGAAACAGCGCTTTCCGGCCGCCGCGCTTCGGTTCCGTGCGCGACTGACCGCGCTTTTGGAGCACCCGGCCCCGACGGTGCGGGTCTGGAGCCGTGCCCTGCTGCCCCGGCCGGACGGCGTGCAGTGA
- a CDS encoding Rpn family recombination-promoting nuclease/putative transposase produces the protein MAFRDTASKDQGQTRMDGRAEKADSDLFYSPRSGTRTQILRDIGRGRVCPLVDVLFKFLFGRPDRSELFLDLLNALMFPDGERAFSSVSFINNELSPLRASGKGSRLDIAARLDGELVNLEVQVRPDPDYLKRTLYYWALLYSATLERGADYTETVRTISLNLLDFELFPEERGCRNSYSIRNDASGRRLCEDLQIVYFELPKDRMERRAGRRPRNKLERWLGYLDGMRGDEMGRIAEEEPRIGEALLLEREFFQDRDQRLAYIVDLMNRWDEDRYRERLEAAALAKGWAEGEAKGRAEGEAKGRAEGRADTARRMLAHGLSSEQIAEYTGLSPDEVESLRNARP, from the coding sequence ATGGCCTTCAGGGATACGGCATCGAAAGATCAGGGCCAGACTCGGATGGACGGACGCGCGGAGAAGGCGGACTCGGACCTCTTCTACTCCCCTCGTTCCGGGACCAGGACGCAGATCCTCCGAGACATCGGCCGGGGGCGGGTCTGCCCTTTGGTCGACGTCCTCTTCAAGTTCCTCTTCGGGAGGCCGGACCGTTCGGAGCTCTTTCTCGACCTGCTCAATGCCCTGATGTTTCCGGACGGAGAGCGGGCCTTCTCGTCGGTCTCCTTCATCAACAACGAGCTGTCGCCCCTGCGCGCGTCCGGGAAGGGCAGCCGACTCGACATCGCTGCGCGCCTGGACGGAGAGCTGGTCAATCTGGAGGTTCAGGTCCGACCCGACCCGGACTACCTGAAGCGGACCCTCTATTACTGGGCCTTGCTGTACTCCGCGACCCTGGAGCGCGGGGCGGACTATACCGAAACGGTGCGGACGATCTCGCTGAACCTTCTGGACTTCGAGCTCTTTCCGGAGGAGCGGGGGTGCCGCAACAGCTACTCCATCCGCAACGACGCGAGCGGCCGCCGACTCTGCGAAGACCTTCAGATCGTGTATTTCGAGTTGCCGAAGGACAGGATGGAGAGGAGGGCCGGCCGGCGCCCCCGCAACAAGCTGGAGCGCTGGCTGGGCTATCTTGACGGGATGCGAGGTGACGAGATGGGCCGAATCGCGGAGGAGGAACCGAGGATCGGGGAGGCTCTGCTTCTGGAGCGCGAGTTTTTTCAGGACCGGGACCAGCGTTTGGCGTACATCGTGGACCTGATGAACCGGTGGGACGAAGACCGCTACAGGGAGAGGCTCGAGGCCGCAGCCCTGGCGAAGGGATGGGCCGAGGGCGAAGCCAAGGGAAGGGCCGAGGGTGAAGCGAAGGGAAGGGCCGAGGGAAGGGCCGATACCGCACGGCGGATGTTGGCGCACGGCCTGTCCTCGGAGCAGATTGCGGAGTACACGGGTCTGTCCCCGGACGAGGTGGAGTCCCTGAGGAACGCCCGGCCCTAA
- a CDS encoding Hsp70 family protein yields MSRVKGERVSIGIDLGTRSALCSFVDGAGAVVPVTNRWGTLSTPSVVGWDGEWRVGEDAVRLALRGSEAVWWDVKRRVGTPFQAVVKGRRRSAEELLVPLIAALREDAEVRLGTFVSSCVLAVPACFSLTQREAMVRAARAAGLHEARVVAEPTAAALSFGGEGRFLVLDFGAGTVDLSVVESGDGVWQVLESVGSDGIGGYDFDLALADWLRERLLLEPLPPSDPRWRTLVMEAERVKIALSECLSFEWIPPPLGERPLPALTVQREDMERLMRFPIRRLVHIVRRLWERHDPARLLLAGGSSRIPLLREILEQEVAAPERFGLCGEDAVVCGAALYAHSGGERLLLDALSGDLTAVWEGVPTRVIPSDSTLPVRAVVPLRAVRSGRARLELIQSPNELREGGVRLASLELGVRSGEELRLTCEISASGCLEAELRRDTGERVEIPLFPKGNGSPRDVAAESARRMQELKLALAAVETALSEQQQDRLHALMRRIEGMPFDAETMALMEGLVKDLENAVS; encoded by the coding sequence ATGTCTCGTGTGAAGGGCGAGCGCGTCTCCATCGGCATCGACTTGGGCACGCGCAGCGCCCTCTGTTCCTTCGTGGACGGGGCCGGCGCCGTGGTGCCGGTGACGAACCGCTGGGGAACCTTGTCCACCCCCTCCGTCGTGGGGTGGGACGGGGAGTGGCGCGTCGGCGAGGATGCGGTGCGCCTGGCCCTGCGCGGTTCCGAGGCCGTGTGGTGGGACGTCAAGCGGCGCGTGGGCACGCCCTTTCAGGCCGTCGTGAAGGGGCGTCGACGGTCGGCGGAGGAGCTGCTGGTGCCGCTGATCGCCGCCCTGAGGGAGGATGCCGAGGTTCGGCTGGGCACGTTCGTCTCCTCCTGCGTTTTGGCGGTCCCCGCCTGTTTCTCTCTGACCCAGAGGGAGGCCATGGTCCGCGCCGCGAGGGCGGCGGGCCTGCACGAGGCCCGCGTCGTGGCGGAACCGACCGCGGCCGCCCTGTCCTTTGGCGGGGAGGGCCGGTTTCTGGTCCTGGACTTCGGGGCCGGCACGGTGGACCTCTCCGTCGTCGAGAGCGGGGATGGCGTCTGGCAGGTTCTGGAGAGCGTCGGGAGCGACGGCATCGGCGGCTATGATTTCGACCTTGCGCTTGCGGACTGGCTCCGTGAGCGTCTTCTTCTGGAGCCCCTGCCGCCCAGCGATCCGCGCTGGCGCACCCTGGTGATGGAGGCGGAGCGGGTGAAGATCGCCCTGTCCGAATGCCTCTCCTTCGAATGGATCCCGCCGCCCCTGGGGGAGCGTCCCCTGCCCGCGCTGACGGTGCAGCGCGAGGACATGGAGCGCCTGATGCGCTTCCCCATCCGGCGCCTCGTCCACATCGTGCGCCGGCTTTGGGAGCGGCACGATCCGGCGCGTCTGCTCCTGGCCGGGGGCTCCAGCCGGATCCCCCTGCTTCGGGAGATCCTGGAGCAGGAGGTGGCGGCCCCGGAGCGCTTCGGCCTCTGCGGCGAGGACGCGGTGGTGTGCGGCGCGGCGCTCTACGCCCATTCGGGGGGAGAGCGCCTGCTGCTGGACGCCCTCTCCGGGGACCTGACGGCGGTCTGGGAAGGGGTCCCGACCCGGGTCATCCCCTCGGACTCGACGCTGCCCGTCCGCGCCGTGGTGCCCCTGAGGGCGGTCCGTTCCGGCCGGGCCAGGCTGGAGCTGATCCAGTCCCCGAACGAGCTGCGGGAGGGAGGGGTGCGCCTGGCCTCGCTGGAGCTCGGCGTCCGATCGGGCGAGGAGCTCCGCCTCACCTGCGAGATCTCCGCCTCGGGCTGCCTCGAGGCGGAGCTTCGCCGGGACACGGGCGAACGCGTGGAAATCCCTCTGTTCCCCAAGGGGAATGGGTCGCCCAGGGACGTTGCGGCCGAGAGCGCGCGGCGGATGCAGGAGCTGAAATTGGCCCTGGCCGCCGTGGAGACCGCGCTCTCCGAGCAGCAGCAGGACCGGCTGCATGCCCTGATGCGCCGGATCGAGGGGATGCCCTTCGACGCCGAGACCATGGCGTTGATGGAGGGGCTTGTCAAGGACCTGGAAAATGCGGTATCCTGA
- a CDS encoding NAD(P)-dependent oxidoreductase — protein MSMRILVTDGMDAGAAARLRAGGHEVVERFYDPEALGPALREFDAVIVRSATKIERPQIDAAKGGRLRLILRAGVGVDNIDVDHAEAAGMQVRNTPRASSNAVAELAVALLFSCARHISIAGHTMRENRWEKKAYSKGFELAGKTMGVIGYGRIGRMVGEKGQALGMNVLSVVHRNKPEGAESGTMRFVPMDELLAQSDIVTLCAPGGDKPLVDAASISKMKDGVVIINVSRGSNVDEAALLDALNSGKVRAAGLDVWLDEKEPNWALARHPSVSCTPHIGAGTGEAQKRIGAELVDIIEGLS, from the coding sequence ATGTCCATGAGAATCTTGGTCACCGACGGGATGGACGCGGGCGCGGCGGCAAGGCTTCGCGCGGGCGGCCATGAGGTCGTGGAGCGGTTCTACGATCCGGAGGCCCTGGGGCCGGCGCTCCGGGAATTCGACGCCGTCATCGTCCGCTCCGCCACAAAAATCGAGCGGCCCCAGATCGACGCGGCAAAGGGGGGCCGCCTCAGACTCATCCTCCGGGCCGGCGTGGGCGTGGACAACATCGACGTCGACCACGCCGAGGCGGCGGGCATGCAGGTCCGGAACACGCCCCGCGCCTCCTCCAACGCCGTGGCGGAGCTGGCCGTCGCGCTGCTCTTCTCCTGCGCCCGCCACATCTCCATCGCAGGCCACACCATGAGGGAGAACAGGTGGGAGAAGAAGGCCTACTCCAAAGGCTTCGAGCTGGCGGGGAAAACCATGGGCGTGATCGGATACGGCCGCATCGGCCGGATGGTCGGGGAAAAGGGGCAGGCGCTGGGCATGAACGTCCTCTCCGTCGTCCACCGCAACAAGCCCGAGGGCGCGGAGAGCGGGACGATGCGCTTCGTCCCGATGGACGAGCTGCTCGCGCAGTCCGATATCGTCACCCTGTGCGCGCCCGGCGGGGACAAACCGCTGGTGGACGCCGCGAGCATCTCCAAGATGAAGGACGGCGTCGTCATCATCAACGTCTCCCGCGGGAGCAACGTGGACGAGGCGGCGCTGCTGGACGCCCTGAACTCCGGAAAGGTAAGGGCCGCAGGCCTGGACGTCTGGCTCGACGAGAAGGAGCCCAACTGGGCGCTCGCCCGGCACCCCTCCGTCTCCTGCACGCCCCACATCGGCGCCGGCACTGGGGAGGCCCAAAAGCGCATCGGCGCGGAGCTGGTGGACATCATCGAGGGCCTTTCCTGA
- a CDS encoding DUF1015 domain-containing protein, translated as MNGIFRTADILVPAGCDMAKWSVVACDQFSSQPGYWDALDGYVGEAPSTLRLMLPEAYLDRRDPLAEARTINATMRRYLDAGVLRALPDSCIYLERTLPDGQVRRGIVAALDLEAYDYTAASASPVRATEGTVPDRLPPRVRVRRDAPLEMPHIMVLMDDERDDVLGPLEAGRSALPTVYDFSLNCGGGHLHGRLVSGDDAAALLREVDAYARSICERRAGAAPAAFAIGDGNHSLAAAKNCWEELKKSGLPPERLERHPARFSLVELVNIHDDAIRFEPIHRVLFETGAQGFLDAAKAFWSERGRASGSVHTLRLLAGQREERIAVGGMTIGQIIGAAEDFCQGYAAAHGGRIDYIHNDDTALEMGGRPGGAAILLPKMEKHELFASIVRSGPFPKKSFSIGHAEDKRYYLECRRIQES; from the coding sequence ATGAACGGAATATTCAGGACGGCGGACATCCTCGTCCCCGCGGGCTGCGACATGGCCAAATGGAGCGTCGTCGCCTGCGACCAGTTCTCCTCCCAGCCGGGCTACTGGGACGCTCTGGACGGGTACGTCGGGGAGGCGCCCAGCACCCTGCGGCTGATGCTGCCGGAGGCGTATCTGGATCGGAGGGACCCGCTTGCCGAGGCGAGGACCATCAACGCGACCATGCGCCGATACCTCGACGCCGGCGTACTCCGGGCGCTGCCGGACAGCTGCATCTATCTGGAGCGCACGTTGCCGGACGGCCAGGTCCGGCGGGGCATCGTGGCCGCGCTGGACCTGGAGGCGTACGACTACACGGCCGCCTCGGCCTCGCCCGTCCGGGCCACCGAGGGCACGGTCCCGGACCGTCTGCCCCCGCGGGTGCGGGTGCGGCGCGACGCACCGCTGGAGATGCCGCACATCATGGTGCTGATGGACGACGAACGGGACGACGTCCTGGGCCCGCTGGAGGCCGGAAGATCGGCGCTGCCGACGGTGTACGACTTCAGCCTCAACTGCGGCGGCGGGCATCTGCACGGCCGGCTGGTGAGCGGGGACGACGCGGCCGCCCTGCTCCGGGAGGTGGACGCCTACGCCCGGTCGATATGCGAACGCCGCGCGGGAGCGGCCCCGGCGGCCTTCGCCATCGGGGACGGCAACCACAGCCTCGCCGCAGCCAAAAACTGCTGGGAGGAGCTCAAGAAAAGCGGGCTCCCGCCCGAGCGGCTCGAGAGGCACCCCGCCCGCTTCAGCCTGGTGGAGCTGGTCAACATCCACGACGACGCCATCCGCTTCGAGCCGATCCACAGGGTGCTGTTCGAAACCGGCGCGCAGGGCTTCCTCGACGCCGCCAAGGCGTTCTGGTCCGAGCGCGGCCGGGCCTCGGGCTCCGTGCACACGCTCCGGCTGCTCGCCGGGCAGCGGGAGGAGCGCATCGCCGTCGGCGGCATGACCATCGGACAGATCATCGGGGCCGCGGAGGATTTCTGCCAGGGCTACGCCGCCGCGCACGGCGGGCGGATAGACTACATCCACAACGACGATACGGCCCTCGAGATGGGCGGCCGCCCCGGCGGCGCAGCGATCCTGCTGCCGAAGATGGAGAAGCACGAGCTCTTTGCGTCCATCGTCCGCTCCGGTCCGTTCCCCAAAAAGAGCTTCTCCATCGGCCACGCGGAGGACAAACGGTACTACCTGGAGTGCAGGAGAATTCAGGAAAGCTGA
- the tnpA gene encoding IS200/IS605 family transposase produces MDKGTLAHTSWNCKYHIVFAPKYRRQIVYGRYKVEIGKIIRTLCERKGIEIIEAELCPDHIHMLVSIPPKNSVSEIMGYVKGKSSLMIFDRFANLKYRYGNRRFWCRGYYVDTVGRNQKRIAEYIRTQLSEDKVNDELNLKEMYDPFTGEAVVREGK; encoded by the coding sequence GTGGACAAGGGAACCTTAGCACACACGAGTTGGAATTGTAAATATCATATAGTGTTTGCGCCGAAGTATCGCCGCCAGATAGTCTACGGTCGCTACAAAGTGGAGATAGGCAAGATAATCCGGACCTTGTGTGAGCGCAAGGGAATAGAGATTATCGAGGCGGAATTGTGTCCGGATCACATTCATATGCTGGTCAGCATCCCACCGAAAAACAGCGTGTCTGAAATTATGGGCTATGTAAAGGGCAAGAGTTCGTTGATGATCTTCGACCGATTTGCGAACTTGAAATATCGCTACGGGAACCGTCGATTTTGGTGCCGAGGCTATTACGTGGATACGGTGGGAAGGAATCAAAAGCGGATAGCCGAGTATATTCGAACGCAGTTGTCGGAGGATAAGGTCAATGATGAGTTGAACCTGAAGGAGATGTATGACCCGTTTACGGGTGAAGCTGTGGTAAGAGAAGGCAAATAA
- a CDS encoding MiaB/RimO family radical SAM methylthiotransferase — MGLPGAARSARVSANRTLGLRGLPVWIHVLGCRSNLCEGDFLAGDLEARGAHVVREAKGCSAAVIVSCSVTAEADRKCRQAVRRARRAVGERGIVAVCGCWAQGVGADEAQDLGVDVLVGNRRKAELTEAVESMLQNGRSFCDLRSDLARGREWEELPASGQGLHTRAFLKVQEGCDHFCSYCIIPFLRGRSTSRPVEHTMDEVRRLLDAGCSEVVLTGIHLGMYGRDTGSSLAALVRALSGLTGLARLRLGSIEPFTLDSPLLDALAESPIFCPHLHLPLQSGDDAVLGRMRRGYTASDFIQVCDRVRERLGPDLHISSDILVGFPGEDSAAFANTLRVMRRAGIGRAHVFPFSPRRGTPAAAFGGRVDASALSDRAGEAIELGEALLSAYARRFVGRILPVLAEDGRRRGYTPHFLQAAWPGEAVPGRLLEVRIESEAGGELRGCLV; from the coding sequence GTGGGGCTGCCGGGCGCGGCCCGCTCGGCTCGCGTGAGCGCAAACCGCACGCTCGGCCTGAGGGGCCTGCCCGTCTGGATCCATGTTCTGGGGTGCCGCTCCAACCTCTGCGAGGGGGATTTCCTGGCGGGGGATCTCGAGGCGCGGGGGGCGCATGTGGTGCGCGAGGCGAAGGGCTGTTCCGCCGCCGTCATCGTCAGCTGCTCCGTCACGGCCGAGGCCGACCGCAAATGCCGCCAGGCGGTGCGGCGCGCGAGGCGGGCCGTCGGAGAGCGGGGGATCGTCGCGGTCTGCGGCTGCTGGGCGCAGGGCGTGGGGGCGGACGAGGCCCAGGACCTGGGGGTCGACGTCCTGGTGGGGAACCGAAGGAAGGCCGAGCTGACCGAGGCCGTCGAGTCGATGCTCCAAAACGGGCGCTCGTTCTGCGATCTCCGGTCCGACCTCGCCCGGGGCCGGGAATGGGAGGAGCTCCCCGCCTCGGGGCAGGGCCTTCATACGCGCGCCTTCCTGAAGGTTCAGGAGGGGTGCGACCACTTTTGTTCCTACTGCATCATCCCGTTTTTGCGGGGCCGATCCACCAGCCGCCCCGTGGAGCACACGATGGACGAGGTCCGGCGCCTCCTGGACGCCGGATGTTCCGAGGTGGTCCTGACCGGGATCCACCTCGGGATGTACGGTAGGGATACGGGGTCGTCGCTCGCGGCCCTGGTGCGCGCTCTCTCGGGCCTGACGGGGCTCGCGCGGCTGCGCCTGGGGTCGATCGAGCCCTTCACGCTGGACTCTCCGCTCCTCGACGCCCTTGCGGAGAGTCCGATCTTCTGTCCGCACCTGCACCTTCCCCTGCAGAGCGGGGACGATGCGGTCCTGGGGCGGATGCGGCGCGGCTATACGGCCTCGGACTTCATCCAAGTCTGCGACCGCGTGCGCGAGCGGCTGGGGCCGGACCTCCATATCAGCAGCGACATCCTGGTGGGCTTTCCCGGCGAGGATTCCGCCGCCTTCGCAAACACGCTCCGCGTGATGCGTCGTGCGGGGATCGGTCGGGCCCATGTCTTTCCCTTTTCCCCGCGCCGGGGGACGCCGGCCGCGGCGTTCGGGGGGCGGGTGGATGCCTCGGCCCTCTCCGATCGGGCGGGGGAGGCCATCGAGCTCGGCGAAGCGCTTCTGAGCGCCTACGCCCGCCGTTTCGTCGGCCGTATCCTCCCGGTGTTGGCGGAGGACGGCCGACGGCGGGGTTACACCCCGCACTTCTTGCAGGCGGCCTGGCCGGGAGAGGCGGTCCCCGGCAGGCTCCTAGAGGTCAGGATCGAGTCCGAGGCGGGGGGGGAGCTGAGGGGATGTCTCGTGTGA